A single genomic interval of Blastocatellia bacterium harbors:
- a CDS encoding APC family permease has translation MTTSTTPAPAAELRRTLRAKDYFTFAFGSMVGVGWMVVIDDWLGRGGAMGAMLGFLIGGLALFPIGYVYGRLTEKLPDAGSEVAYTSAVFADRVSFATGWTMTLAYLIVCPYEAVAIGRVAAYVFPQMNTIEMYRVAGYPVYLPHLIAGLGLTALITYINHRGVQLSARFQNVTTFGLLAVFVVFATLGLLRGDTANWQPLFADQRGVTGALVSTLLVLQIVPYFMTGFEAAPKCAEEAARDFQAKHFVRIIFVALGAGIIFYVGVIAVVTRLQPWPSLINERFATAVAFERAFGSRLLVEVIMLAVLLSLLKIFNGNFITATRLLFAMGRRRMLDRRLSAIHGEYRTPTVPVLFVGLITALAALLGQAVLIPISEVGSLASATGWLATCLAFCFGAGGAVTPRSRITGIIGALIAVALIAMKVLPWVPGSFGKFEYIALGAWALLGLTLWRRRGKSSQNGL, from the coding sequence ATGACGACAAGCACGACACCCGCGCCCGCCGCCGAGTTGCGGCGCACGCTGCGGGCGAAAGATTATTTCACCTTCGCTTTCGGCTCGATGGTCGGAGTCGGCTGGATGGTGGTGATTGACGATTGGCTCGGGCGGGGCGGCGCGATGGGCGCGATGCTCGGCTTTTTGATCGGCGGGCTGGCGCTCTTCCCCATCGGCTACGTCTACGGGCGGCTGACCGAAAAACTGCCCGACGCCGGCAGCGAAGTCGCTTACACGAGCGCCGTCTTCGCAGACCGCGTCAGCTTCGCCACCGGGTGGACGATGACGCTGGCGTACCTGATCGTCTGCCCCTACGAAGCGGTGGCCATCGGGCGCGTCGCCGCTTACGTCTTCCCGCAGATGAACACGATAGAGATGTACCGCGTCGCCGGCTACCCGGTCTACCTGCCGCACCTGATCGCCGGGCTAGGGCTGACGGCGCTAATAACCTATATCAACCATCGCGGCGTACAGCTGAGCGCCCGCTTCCAGAACGTCACCACCTTCGGGCTGCTTGCGGTCTTTGTGGTCTTCGCCACACTCGGCCTGCTGCGCGGCGATACGGCAAACTGGCAGCCGTTGTTTGCCGACCAAAGAGGCGTGACCGGCGCGCTGGTCTCGACCCTGCTGGTGCTGCAAATCGTCCCGTATTTCATGACCGGCTTCGAGGCGGCGCCGAAGTGCGCCGAAGAGGCGGCGCGTGATTTTCAAGCGAAACATTTCGTGCGCATCATCTTTGTGGCGCTTGGCGCCGGCATCATCTTTTATGTCGGCGTCATCGCGGTGGTGACGCGGTTACAGCCGTGGCCGTCGCTGATTAACGAACGCTTCGCGACGGCGGTGGCCTTCGAGCGCGCCTTCGGCTCAAGGCTGCTGGTCGAAGTCATCATGCTGGCGGTCCTGCTGTCGCTGCTCAAGATCTTCAACGGCAACTTCATCACCGCGACGCGCCTGCTGTTCGCGATGGGCCGACGCCGGATGCTCGACCGCCGCCTCTCGGCCATTCACGGCGAATACCGCACGCCGACAGTGCCGGTCTTGTTTGTCGGCTTGATTACGGCGCTCGCGGCATTGCTTGGGCAGGCGGTGTTGATTCCGATCTCGGAAGTCGGCTCGCTGGCGTCTGCAACCGGGTGGCTGGCGACCTGCCTGGCTTTCTGTTTTGGGGCGGGCGGCGCGGTGACGCCGCGCTCGCGCATCACAGGGATTATCGGCGCGCTGATCGCCGTGGCGCTGATCGCCATGAAAGTGCTGCCCTGGGTTCCC
- a CDS encoding type II toxin-antitoxin system RelE/ParE family toxin, with the protein MYSVTITSRAERDMKRLERSVKNRIVTAILAPGNDPRPPGCVKVKSEHRLWRIRIADWRVGYEIDDAANEVAVIRIAHRREFYD; encoded by the coding sequence ATGTATAGCGTGACGATAACCTCGCGTGCCGAGCGAGACATGAAACGACTTGAACGATCAGTCAAGAACCGAATCGTGACCGCCATTCTCGCTCCCGGAAATGATCCCCGCCCGCCGGGCTGCGTCAAGGTTAAAAGCGAACACCGACTTTGGCGAATTCGCATCGCTGATTGGCGCGTCGGTTACGAAATAGATGATGCCGCCAATGAGGTAGCCGTCATCAGAATCGCTCACCGCCGCGAATTCTATGATTGA